The sequence below is a genomic window from Hydractinia symbiolongicarpus strain clone_291-10 chromosome 10, HSymV2.1, whole genome shotgun sequence.
acttgataaataacttttaatttttattaacttctttctcttaaagcatctttttccaactatcgtccacaaggtatgttacaaggaattgaattttgaaaatgctccaggcaagttcgggaaagtgcgggcggttttggaagacaatcactaatttaattggaaaagttgcctGAACttgcccttatatatgtggctgtttgcagcttattgacaccctcttattttagaatattctcaggaataatagaccaagagaaattacatcacagtttttttgtccaccgcccacgtgtgtttgaaaacaacccacataacaaagttcattattttttaaattatttgtgtaaaaaatactatttcattcacgataaaccatttgtcagtcattttattcgcccaacaaagaatcctatccaaggtgcttttctattagtgctgaatttaataattgacatggttcagcatagtttttaaaagggtctgattgcaaaatatgattgccaaagttcagcacttgtaatatttgtgtatttgtgtactcagcttctaaaacacacacaagagacattataatttcctctgggtgattacattaatgttggttgaaaaaaaactgaatgatgagaagcatatgtttttaaataggtctaggacaataaacttatttaatttcccttggccttgcatcaatcaaattctgaaaaaataaacacttctaaaatgattttgtcagatttggaaactgttggtatggttggaactttgcgtataaaattagtaaatttgccaaattgtttagtttttttcttttatacttttccgaattagccttaattatttataagatgaaaaacagtgctttcaattccattgacttggccatcccttaaaggcactggaagcttcactatatgaaaatgttttctttttcttttagattgtgtacaatgggagtgagtgatgtaatcttctaatgcgtgtggtgaaaagaaggcgaatccgttattgtttttctgcccaaatttgaagctatttaataaatcttgataaagttaaaaaactgttttgatttgtttgtttttgtttcaattgtttcccgtgagttttcgaaattcgttccagcagattctgtggcttctactgccggtatttttacgtgaaaaaaatactgttttgttgtgaggtcatttacgaaatcgttacgttaggaccaacttctgcgggttgtacaactcgatgtatcacatatctttcggaatactgctaaaagtgtaattttgtattgcgctctttacttttaccaatctgtgggaaaaggcggtacaaaattttaacacgcgttattcgtttttgttagtttcgcgtaatctaattttctcgcacattttgaaaagaatatcccacgcacatcaaatactcgcgcagtctattcgcaaaaaaaaactgtttttgagcaacgaattgttccgcagagcgttcattttcctacctaagatgttcattttccttcctAAGATGTTAGagccaaagaaacaagaagcgctagggacaaagtattggatagtttaattttgcttgcaacttgcgaaatgcttcgcaaccttttttttaatttctagtggCCCATtaaatatttgctatttttgggCCTTTTTGGGCCATTTTTAAGGAATTTCTGGGTTCTATGTTtgaaattatataaattataaaattagttAGCAGTCACTTTGATTTCATATGGATTCTGTTGTAGTCCATAAGTTCTATGGATCGTGTACCAgttttgcagaatttttttcacatttagcTAAAAATTATAGCTCAAAACCACCTCTCGGaccttttttcctaaaaattgaCCAATTTTCCCTGCTTTTGAGGCCCAAATTTGGTTACACCTTATACAGCAATGTGGGAATCTGAATGGCATTGGGTAAAGTGCTTACTTTTGtacaaagaaaacattaaactaAGCATTGAAATCGTATGTGGTTTCCATCAATGACCTTCAAACTTTCGAAAAAACAGTTTAGGTAACTAGTTCCAGTCCTTTTTTCCAGAATGGGCAACATTTTCAAACTGCACaatatttgaaaatgtttaaTCCAAGGTGAGTacttcacaaaaaaagaaaaaaatccatgTGATCTATAGTCATGCTAGCTAGATATCATTGCTCAAAACAaccttaaaattacaaaaaaatgttaagaaaatgtcataattttggCATATAGAGCCTTACAAGAAATGCCATATCTTTATTTATAGTTGTTACTAGGAAATGTGTAGCCCCTCTTTTtttgcagaaagaaaaaaaccatCGTATATAAAGGTGGGATAAAGACTATTGCTCAAAACTACCCTAAGTTTACAAAGGAATTGTTACAGACAAGCTCTAACTTTTCCTTCAAGAGCTTTAAAAGAAATCTCCATTCATAGCAAAAGTGTGTAACCTAAGATAAAGTAGAAATAACTTTTTGCATTCAATGATCTATGCCTAGGCTATAAGCTATTTCTTTACACTCCTTAAAAACAGTTAGTAAGCTTCAGGTGTTATCACTGCAATAATAACCAAGTCAATACAATATAATTGTTTACTTacaaattatattatattttgtaaaccatcaaaaaacaacataaatttgaaacaacaaaaaagtaataAGATAATGTAAGATAAACTAATTAATAAATCCTGTGCTAGCGTTTTTGAAATCTTCAGAGGTTAACCAAAAATATCTATTATTCTTTGGAGTTGGTGCTGAAATTTTGCAAATAATATCATCAAGATCGTAGAACCCTTGATCTtttggatttggaaaaataaatgCATTGTTTCCATCGCCCATGGCATAATGCATACAACTTGCTACAATACCCTCATCATCTGCCTAAAATTAAATCAAAGGTACAATAGGAAAGGTAAaaaagaaaaggtaaaaaaaaattagaaaaatcatGGTGAATCATTGGATTTTAATCAATGGGCAATTAGCTTATCATCAAAACCACGGTACCTCTACAACTTGAGCCGGAAACCAAGTATTCCCAAAGCGCAAAGCTATCCATTCATCAACTTGATATGTATTTTCAAGTTTAAGAAGTACTTCTTTTGATGTTTGCTGGATGACCTGATTCTGAGCTGTAGCAAGCATTTCATCATCAAAGCCGTTGTCAGTACCTTCAGTCACTGAACTAACATATTCCAAACTTCCATCTCTATATTGCCTGGACCACCTTGAAAATAACGACTTTACTTGTTGTGGTGTTACATATTCAGTAACAGACAACTTCTTTCTTACTTCTATGGCAGCATCTTCTGGACTGACCTTGTGTCCAGATTCTTCTCCAGCCATgaataatttcaaaagaatatcCTTTTGAGAATCTGTAAATCGAAAAGTAGATCTAACTGGCAAAGACCATCCTTCAATGGCAATACTCGCAAAAGTTAGACTTTTTGTTATGGCACATTGCATGTTAACATTTGCAATCTCTAGATCATTTCCAAATAAAGGCAAAGATGTCATCGATGACAACTTCATTTTGTCAACATATGATTGTCTCACTAAGTCCATGGAAGAATGGTGTTTCGTGACATCATGATTATCTACTATCATGTGCTCTTCGTAGTTCTTGTATGTTGTGAATGTTGCACCCTAGCCAGACTCTGGACAAAACAATAACTTACAGAGCTGCCTATCTGCACGGGGTTTtgaaaacatcttttttttactttccctGCAAGTGCTACTAAATGGTACCTTCACAACTGCGCCTGATGCAACATGCATCTCAGAATAGGCAACATCAACACCTTCACCAACATCAAAATATCTCCAAAAGGTCATTTTATCCTCTTTAAATTCTACAGAATGATAATggctaatatttttaattttctgaccTTCCAATTTCACAGATTCTGGGTTAATCTCTATAACACATACTTTTGAATCTTTTAACCCAGAACCATAGTGCAATGCATCATGAATGTCAGACGCTGACAAAACATTGTTTCCAGCATCTACATAACTTCTCATCACTAACTTTGCTGCAGCACTTTCACGATCACACTGATCTTTACCACAGGAAGGTTCGTTGTAATCGTATCGAAGCAGCTTGATCCCCTTCTCTTGACACAACTGATGAAGGCCTTCAGCAGAACAATTTGAATGATAGCAGCCTGCATTATCAGATTTTGCATATAACTGTGAGACATTGGGTGCATCCTGTTTAAACTCATCAAGTACTACATCAGCAATCGAGATTACATCACTGAGGCCCTGGTCACAGCGGTATATAGCAGTAAAATAAGTTTGTTTTTTCATTTCACTCTCATTAAGGAAAAAGAACACATCAACATGAAGACTCATTCCTTTTTTCCCGAAATATTCTCTCTGGCCTTCCCTATGTCTAATTGGCAGGATCTATCCAATAGTTTTGCAGTGCATTAGATACAAAGTAACAGCATGGCTATACTTTGTTGTCAAAACTGCATTGGCAACTTTTTGAACAATCCCACTATCAAACTTGATATGTGATACACCATATGCTACATCTTGCAACAAGCCACTATTGAAGATGAATTCAAGGAAGTGTTAACACTTATTATTATCAAGCTTAAGTCGTTTGTGGACCTGATGCATTGGTAATAACAATGAAGCACTTGAAGATTTCCACCTTCTAGCAGTATCGACCTGGTATTTAGTGCAATCAAATAACTTCATAATATCTTGTTTTGTGTACTTCTGATGGTTAATCAAAGAGAGTATGACCaatctacaaaaaataaattacctaGCAAGCCAACTTACTATATAAATACAATtacgtttttattaaaaaagctcCTACAAATTCCTTTCCAGCTAGAGGTggattaatttgacaagattaatAACTGTTACAGTCATACCTGCTTTTAGAGTCACTTGCTTGGTAAATCTTTATGAGTTGGTTAATATTGTCATCATCAGCATCGGAATCTGAAGAACTAATAAAGTCTAATACATTTTCCTCCTGACCTGGAGCAACTGCAGCAGCGAAATTAGGCTTTAACAGTTTCTTagatcttttatatttttgtttaatttttttcttggtaCTGGTAGTGAGAGTTGacacaaattttctttttacttggAATTTTAATGGGCTGCCATGTAAGGCATCCATTGCCGTAACATACGAATTATCAATTGGGCAGATTGACTCAGCCATAATCATCACATCTGGAGAATATTCTGGATCCTCTTTTTCACTGATGTCGTAGTGATCTGTGTCCTCTCCAgaattttctgttttgtttgacGATGCTGTAAGTTAAGAGTTACACTGTAGttattgaaatatatatattataaataacTAATCAAAACTAACTTTAATATACAAAGAAATGATAACATACATGTACAGTATTTGTAATGAGATTCACATAGTTTTGAGCCAATTGGTAAGTGAATGCCATCTTCCTCAAGTTTTGCAATCAAGTTTGCTGGTGCAGTCCTTGCAGCTCTAGGTCTTTTGTTACTGTGACCAGGATGTTGACAAACCAATGATGGTCTCCAATGAATACCATATGTTTCTCTATGTTTTTGACATATTTGATTGTCATCTGATAATTCTCTTTTAGATCTGTTTTCTATGAGATGTTTTTCCTTCCAATATTGCAGTTTAATGTTGTCCCaactaatttttaactttttaaagtgTTGCTCTATATCACTGTCTAACTCTGAAACTTTAACCAATCCACTCTCACCATATCTCCCTTTTCCACAATTActaatgtcactaaatacacaCTCTTTTTCCTTTCTAGATTCAGTTTCTGTACTCATAATTTGCTCTAAtctagctaaataaaaataatacttcatcaaaaaataacttagccAGCAGCAAACTGAAACATGGGTTGATGCTATTAAACTTCTATATAATGTATCACAATTGCATAAAGCTTCTAATTATACATACATTCAATTATACTATCCATTAAAACACATGCACATCTTTTTTCTGTAAATTCTATTTGCATTCTATTAGACattctattattattatcacCAATGCAATGATTTCACATTATcaacaatgcaatggcttcgcagatacttcaaaatacttttttctaaaataggtAATTTAATTGTTCTCCAAGCTTTATGATCTAAATCTTTTACTGCTAAATCCTTGTTATTAATTGTTTGATTTCGAAGCATCCTATATTTCCTCAGCAGAAGTTCTTTCAAGCAATAGCCTATAGCCTAGGTATAGATCATTAAATGCAAAAAGTTCTTTCTATTTAGGTAACACACTTCTTGTCAACATCTATGAATAAAAATACAACCTTTCTTTTGAAGCTCTAGAAGGAAAAATTAGAGTTTGTCTGTAACAATTCATTTGTAAACTTAGGGTAGTTTTGAGCAATAGCCTTTATCCTACCTTTATATACGATGGTTTTTTCTTTCTGCAAAAAAAGAGGGGCTACACATTTCCTAGTAACAACTATAAATAAAGATATGGCATTTCTTGTAAGGCTCTATATGccaaaattatgacattttcgtaacatttttttgtaattttaaggtTGTTTTGAGCATTGATATCTAGCTGGCATGACTAGATCAcatggatttttttctttttttgtgaagtACTCACCTTGGAttaaacattttcaaatattGTGTAGTTTGAAAATGTTGCCCATTCTGGAAAAAAGGACTGGAACTAGTTACCTAAACTGTTTTTTCGGAAGTTTGAAGGTCATTGATGGAAACCAAATACGATTTCAATGCTtagtttaatgttttctttgtaCAAAAGTAAGCACTTTACCCAATGCCATTCAGATTCCCACATTGCTGTATAAGGTGTAACCAAATTTGGGCCTCAAAAGCAGGGAAAATTGGtcaatttttaggaaaaaaggtCCGAGAGGTGGTTTTGAGCTATAATTTTTAgctaaatgtgaaaaaaattctgcaaaacTGGTACACGATCCATAGAACTTATGGACTACAACAGAATCCATATGAAATCAAAGTGACTGCTaactaattttataatttatataatttcaAACATGGAACCCAGAAATTCCTTAAAAATGGCCCAAAAAGGcccaaaaatagcaaatatttaATGGGCCATAAAATCTTAACCGATAACTGAAAtcgaacaaaattttcaaaaaattcctaAAACCATAGTATCTTTAACATAAGTAAAAATCTAGTAATTTTGGAAACCTCACTTCCTTTCCTTATTGAGTATTGCCTGATTCCTacagaaaatggctcttaagAAAAAGAAGGTAAAAATGATTTGTTGATTTGATTTTATAAAGAGCTAACAAAGTATATGAAAGACaaggtaaaaatatatttttacattatatATCTTTAACTAGCAGGAATATATGCCAAATTAAAGTGCTCACAGGGAACTTGTTTGTTATTCAGCAAAATTGCGTAATGTAGGCGCATGCGTAAAGGTAGAAAAAGTAAGACCACATAGGATAGCATCTgcttattaatttaattaatagTTTTTGTCGGAATACAAAAGCGTAAATTGCTTTTTTAACCGTATAATCTTATTCGCAGCGGCCTGCTGTTTGCATTTTCTGCCCATTACGTTATTAACATCACGCCACACGGTATCTCATTTATAAGTCATTAAAGTGGACAGATAAATTCGATAGTTTTGTAATTCAAAAAGAAGGCATGGCAACACGTTCAGGAAATCACGTTAAAACGACTCTGAAACGATTCAAATGGGCACATTAACTTTTAGATCAAAAGTTGCTATGGCAACGAATTAAGTAATAAGATGGACGTAATTTGATTATGCGCGTGTATAAGTAAACGCCTGTgaatattaaagttttttttacgttGCTGTGACTACCATTTTAAAGGTATATAAATTGTGtcagttttttttcttctcttaTAGTAGAACGACAAGAAAGAATCAAggtaagaataaaaaatttttctgttttctgtTTTCTGTTTACGCTgaaaataattaataagaagTGTTGAAAAGCAATtcttctgttttttattttttcattaatacAAAACGGTATAGCCTTGAGTACCaccaaaacacattttttaaaaataatctgaaTTCAGTTTGCCTGAACTCGTATGCTAAATATGTGCACGTTTTTTATTTAagcaaatatcaaaaaaaatctaggagcaaagtttttttttattccagaAATTATGTTACATGCTTATTCAAAAGGtacgttttgttttatttaaagtaaaaaacatgGCTGCCATTTTTAATTTAGATTCATTATTTCCAGCTATGACACTGTTAGATCATAACGTATTCCACCCAACTGCTGACGTCAACGCTTTATACACCCTCCCcgtaaaaagaaggaaaaagcaGATTTTAAAGACATTCGCTACACCAAGAGAGTCTGGGAACTGGTCGAATTATGACGAGATTGGTGCATTAATTGAAGGCGTTTACGAAGTTAAAGAAAATTCCTCTATAGATCAGTATGAAAGGAATTTTGTGAATACAGATGGTTATAGTAAAGTCgattttcgatttttttcacCTGCGTTAGTTCAAGACGGTCCGTATGAAATTATAGGTTGTAAGACCAACTTTTGTAGTTATCGTGATGATAAATTTGCTGAGAAAGatattaaaattgttaaaaccACGCCTGGAAAAAATGTAAGCATCACTCCAGAGGCAAAAAATCCTTGCTCACAAGCAGTAGAAAATAGGCCTAATGTTTCAACGTGTAAACTAAATAGTAGTATACGTATAAAACAACAACGCACCTCAATGCAACGGGGGAGAAATCAAAATAAGGACAATGTTGTTTTAACGAACACTACCCACGAATATGTTACTATTATACCCCCTGTTTTAAAACGCTCTTCGCCAGTGTTATCAGAAAGTCGacgtcttaaaaataaaaacagcaatGACATAAAGGACAAAAGGAAAATGCATGAAAAAATACCGGAGATCAATGATGGTTTAAATAGTAATGCCGAGAAAGATACGGAAAAAGAACATCACTATTTTCAAGTGGAGCCAGAACATGAGGATGAAAATGATGAATACGAAGAACTGGCTTTACCAGCGTCAGCAGAGAAAGTTGGCGTAAACACTAGTAACAGTGAAACAGTCGATGTCGAAGTTTTGCTTAGCGAAGAATAAAAAGGAGAGACATTAATGGTTGATTAATTCTCAGATGATTTTATTAACAAAACATTCAAAAGTAGAGACTTTTTAAAATCTGTTTTTCTCCTATTAAGTTTTTGAACAACAAGAAATAAACCATGAGAAATACGTTTTTCTACTAGAGGACTGTATATGATAACAATAAATGACAACAACAACTAGAGCATAAAGGGCATGCGTAAactatagaaaaacaaaaacgaaattacAAACGCGTTCGCCCCGAAGTACAGCTGCAAAAAAGCAGccatttttttagcaaaaaagtgtaaaggccaatatacacagaagaaaaaTTAGAAGAATAACTTGAGTATATTATTATTCTTCCATTATTTCCCCGTGTATCTTGTCCAAGAATAAAAATTCCGGAATATTTTATCGTTATTCttcgaataaaaaacaaactgaaTATATTCAAATCAATTTGATTATATTCAACGGAAAAATAATATTCAAACAATGAGTTGTGTACAGCATTAGCATACTTCTATTgaaatactagtcgataaagcccgtggaaaaatccacttaggcataaGGCAATGAAAAAAGAGGTTGTTGtggattttttgctgacatcagcattgcagatataaaaaaattggcgaGGTTTAGTTTATTCTAtgcctgtaatgtgtaaaggttaaaacgctgatcaaaataatgtacaggatcttatgttttcgacaaacgcctaaggatatataaaggttttaaaaattttgctgatcgtgtacttttgacaaacggttgcagagatattaggtcacagtcattTAGTTCCCCCTGTACACGGGAAATTTAGTCTGCGCATGCGCTAACTTTTGAAATCTTAAAACGCAAAAATTCCGTGatgatgatgacgtcataattttgaCATACCTGACTTAACATGCTAAATTACAAGCCATGGTGCTAAAATATTGTTTACTTTGTATTTCATTATAATAAGTGTGGCCAAGGCTCCGTATAAACACTAAAAACGACGGGTTTGCTTTTGTTGTGGCAACGTAAACGAAAGGGTTTTTTTATCCGACAAATTTGCAGAATTCCAATATTCTACCAAAATTTAAGAAAGAACTAAAGTTTTTTACCCagtaaagtatatatattttaaaaagctaCAGGATTTGTCTTTCAGCTGCAAAAAACCTTATTTTgcttacatttttttactaaaagtttttaaGCATTTTCCACGGTAAGGATGTTTGGCTTGCTAGCCTCCTTGAATATCAACAAACATGGCCAACAGATCAACTTCCAAAAAGTTCTATAAGTCTTAGATAATCAAAAAAGGTTAAATTAATCTCATTATTACATTTAACAGTTCTTTTGATTTCACTGTGATTTGCACAAACCTAAGTATGAAAGTGTGTTAGATCAAGACCACCTAGATACAGTCTATAAGGCCATTGGGTAGCTAGCCATAAATGCTAGGACAGggaaaaaatgcagaaaaaccCTAAGATATAGCAGATTCATATAGGTGGCCACACAATTGCATTGTCTTCAATTTAATAGCATATGGGTTAAGTTTTGGCCAAAGAATACAAGTCTTAAATTTGGATGAAATAATAGCATGTTTTAAGAGCGCCCCAAGAACTTAAGTGGCAGTGTCAGTTTTATATTTAGCTAGCTGGCTGTTAAttaaactgtaaaaaaataaaccaaataaAGCCTTGAATGCTTTGAACAATAATTAATGCCACGCTTTTGCTGTTAAGTGCAAAAGGTCATATGTAGGGGCTACTTATATCAAATATTTCCCCGGATAGcagagaaatatttcagcatgatgtaatttttactttctgttcATATGGCATGGGGGACAAAATTTTTCCTCAGGTGAGAAAATACCATGTGATAAGTTTCTATTGTTTATTAAGATAAgaatttgttgtttatttttaaaaattatgcccaATCGACATAAATTTATCTCGCCTGCCGAGGAAACTTCTGTTTTTTGGGAAAATGCATTACCCACTTACCGAGATCTCGATCATGCGCACCCCGAGATTTTGGTAGGcgggtaaatgttttttctcatGTGAACGCAACTGAATTTTGTTAAGAGTTTTTTAACAACCCGAGATCTTGACTTGATATCGTGCTTAAACATTTACCCGGTTTCCGAGGAAATATTTCCCCTATGAACATGTACCTTAGAACTCATGTAGAAAAGTCTCAAACAAAGACAAAATAATCTAAGTTACAATATAACTTGTGTATGTCATTTagcaaacataaaaacaaaaactgtaCATTAACATATATAATTCTTTTAATAAGTCTTCCAATAAGAACCATATAATGTGCATAGTTGTGTTTGCAACAAAAAGTATCCCAAACGATTGAAACCATACAAGGAGTAATCCATAAACACTTTAACAGGTTGTTGATGCCACATGGAAACTAAAGAAATATGACAgtggatttttaatatttacattACCTTAACaggataaattttgaaatagatTTCATAATGA
It includes:
- the LOC130612154 gene encoding uncharacterized protein LOC130612154; translated protein: MIVDNHDVTKHHSSMDLVRQSYVDKMKLSSMTSLPLFGNDLEIANVNMQCAITKSLTFASIAIEGWSLPVRSTFRFTDSQKDILLKLFMAGEESGHKVSPEDAAIEVRKKLSVTEYVTPQQVKSLFSRWSRQYRDGSLEYVSSVTEGTDNGFDDEMLATAQNQVIQQTSKEVLLKLENTYQVDEWIALRFGNTWFPAQVVEADDEGIVASCMHYAMGDGNNAFIFPNPKDQGFYDLDDIICKISAPTPKNNRYFWLTSEDFKNASTGFIN
- the LOC130612153 gene encoding uncharacterized protein LOC130612153; this translates as MKYYFYLARLEQIMSTETESRKEKECVFSDISNCGKGRYGESGLVKVSELDSDIEQHFKKLKISWDNIKLQYWKEKHLIENRSKRELSDDNQICQKHRETYGIHWRPSLVCQHPGHSNKRPRAARTAPANLIAKLEEDGIHLPIGSKLCESHYKYCTSSSNKTENSGEDTDHYDISEKEDPEYSPDVMIMAESICPIDNSYVTAMDALHGSPLKFQVKRKFVSTLTTSTKKKIKQKYKRSKKLLKPNFAAAVAPGQEENVLDFISSSDSDADDDNINQLIKIYQASDSKSRYDCNSY
- the LOC130613041 gene encoding uncharacterized protein LOC130613041, coding for MALKKKKFLSEYKSVNCFFNRIILFAAACCLHFLPITLLTSRHTIKSCYGNELSNKMDVYKLCQFFFFSYSRTTRKNQDSLFPAMTLLDHNVFHPTADVNALYTLPVKRRKKQILKTFATPRESGNWSNYDEIGALIEGVYEVKENSSIDQYERNFVNTDGYSKVDFRFFSPALVQDGPYEIIGCKTNFCSYRDDKFAEKDIKIVKTTPGKNVSITPEAKNPCSQAVENRPNVSTCKLNSSIRIKQQRTSMQRGRNQNKDNVVLTNTTHEYVTIIPPVLKRSSPVLSESRRLKNKNSNDIKDKRKMHEKIPEINDGLNSNAEKDTEKEHHYFQVEPEHEDENDEYEELALPASAEKVGVNTSNSETVDVEVLLSEE